One Cystobacter ferrugineus genomic window, CCGTTGCAGGTGTTGCAGCGCACGCGAGCGATCTTCGTACCCACCATCGCCAGGATGGTGTGCGCGAGCGTGAGCCTGCACCGGGTGCAGAACGCGTCGACCTCGCCGCCGACCTTGAGTTGGGTCGCCATGGGTGTGTGCTTCTCGCTTCTCTATGTAGAGGGGGGGGATGAAAAGGGGGGCGCAACATAACGGCAACACCGCTCGGGAGAAACCCCCTTTGTCGGTCGAGGGGGGGTGGAGCCTGGATGCCTGGGGTCCGGGAAGCCGGAGCGCGCACGGGGAGGGGGGGAGCAGGAGCCTTTGCTTGTGCCTGGAACCGGGGCACGTAGAGTAGACCCCCGGTGGCGTCCGAGAACACAGAGCAGAAGGTGGAGGAGTCCCCACGCACCTCGTGGCTCGTCCGGGCCATCGAGAGCCTGGGACGGGTGTTCGTCGAGGGAGTGGAGGAGCTCGGCCGGCTGGCGACGCTCGGGGCGGACGTGGCGCGCTGGAGCGTGCGCCCGCCGTTTCGCGCCGCCAACCTCTTCTTCCAACTGGACTTCGTGGGCGTGGGCAGCGTCTTCATCGTGCTGCTCACCGGCCTGTTCACCGGCATGGTGTTCGCCAACCAGTCCGCGCGCGCCTTCGCCATGTTCGACGCCCAGAGCCTCGTGGGCCCCACGGTGGGCCTGGTGCTCACACGCGAGCTGGCCCCCGTCTTCTCCGCGCTGATGATGACCATGCGCGCCGGCTCCGCCATGTGCACGGAGCTGGGCACCATGCGCGTCACCGAGCAGGTGGATGCCCTGGAGACCATGGCCGTCAACCCCGTGCAGTACCTGCTGGTGCCCCGGGTGCTGGCCGGCCTGCTCATGGTGCCCGCGCTCACGCTGCTCTTCGACACCTCGGGCATCTTCGGCGCCTACATCGTCGCCGTGTCGGTGCAGAACGTGTCCCCCGGCACCTTCATCGCCCGCACGCAGCAGTGGTTGGATCCCATCGACGTCTACGAGGGTCTCATCAAGGGCGCCGTCTTCGGCCTGTCCGTGGCGCTCATCTGCTGCTTCAAGGGCTACAACGCCACCGGGGGCGCCAAGGGCGTGGGTCAGGCCACCACCGCCGCCATGGTCAACAGCGCCCTCTCCATCTTCATCCTCGACTTCATCGTCGGGATTCTCTTGCACTGATGGGCGATCCGACCCCCGCGCGGCCGATGATCGACATCCGCGGCCTGCACAAGTCCTTCGGCCCGAACAAGGTGCTCACGGGCATCGACCTGGCCGTGCCCGCGGGCAGCACCTGCGTCATCCTCGGCGGCTCGGGCTCGGGCAAGACGGTGCTCATGAAGCACATGATCGGCCTGCTCAAGCCCGACGCGGGCGAGGTCCTCATCGACGGCGAGGACATCGTCCCCCTGGGCGCCGAGGGCCTCGAGCGGGTGCGCCACAAGTTCGGCATGGTGTTCCAGGCCGCGGCGCTCTTCGACTCGATGACCGTCTACGAGAACGTGGCCTTCCCCCTGCGCGAGCACCGCCGCCTGTCCGCGGACGAGGAGTCCACGCTCGTGCGCTCCAAGCTCGAGCTCATGGGTCTGCCGCGCTCGGTGGAGCCCAAGTACCCCGCCGACCTGTCCGGCGGCATGCGCAAGCGCGTGGGCCTGGCACGCGCCATCGTGATGAATCCGAAGATCGTCCTCTACGACGAGCCCACCACGGGGTTGGATCCCATCACCACTGACTACGTGGACGAGATGATCCTCGCGGCCCAGCGCGAGCTGGGCATCACCAGCGTCGTCATCAGTCACGACGTCGCCTCGGCCTTCAACATCGCCAACCAGATCGCCTTCCTCAGCAAGGGCGTCATCCTGGAGCAGGGCACCCCGGAAGAGCTGCTCGCCTCAGAGCAGCCCGCGGTGAAGATCTTCCTCCAGACCTGGTTTGGTAAGAACGACTAGGAGTCACACCCGGTGAAGCGCTTCATCACACCCTTCCGCGTCGGCCTGCTGGTGCTCATCGCCGGAGGATGCCTCATTGGCTTCATCCTCTTCACCCGCAAGGGAGGCATGGGCAAGGACGAGGCCATGGAGGCCCACGCCTACTTCCGCGACGCCTCGGGCCTGGGCACCAAGAGCCGCATCCAGATCGCCGGCATCCCCGTGGGCGAGGTGACGGGCGTCACCCTGGAGGGCACGCGCGCCAAGGTGACCGTGCGCGTGCGCCGCGACGTGGTGCTCCACCAGGACGCCGCCCTCATCAAACGCTCCGAGTCGCTGCTCGGCGACTACCTCCTGGATCTCAACCCCGGCACCGAGATGACCCCGCCGCTCCAGGACGGCGAGGAGATCCGCAAGGTGGTGGACGTGCAGGGCATGGAGGCCGCCTTCGCCTCGCTCAGTCAGATCACCGAGGACATCCAGCAGGTGACGGGCGCCTTGCGCGACGTGCTCGGCGGAGAGAAGGGCGCGGGCTCGCTCGGACGCATCGTCGACAACATGGTGCGCCTGTCGGACTCGGTGGACATGACGGTGCGCACCAGCTCCGAGCGCCTGGACTCGATTCTTCGCAACTTCGAGGGCGTGAGCAAGGACGTGCGCGGCATGACGCACTCCAACGAGGAGAGCGTCGGCAACATCGTGAAGAACATCGAGGTCATCACCCAGGACACCCGCGAGGTGCTCGTCACGGTGCGCCAGATCATCGGCAGCGGGGAAGGGGACCTCAAGCAGAGCGTGTCGAGCCTCAAGAAGACGATGGAGCGCCTGGATCGCTCGCTCGCCAACATCGAGGAGGTCACCACCAAGGTGAAGAACGGCGAGGGCGCCGTGGGCACGCTGCTGAGCGACGAGCGCCTGGGCCAGAAGCTCGCCGAGACCGTGGAGGACGTGTCCAGCCTCGCCTCCACCATCACCGGCCTGCAGACCGAGGTGGGCCTGCAGGCCACGTGGCTCACCGGGCAGGAGACGTCCAAGAACAGCCTGTCCATCCGCCTGGCCCCCCGGCCGGACAAGTACTACCTGCTGGAGGTGGTGGACGATCCGCGCGGCATCACGGAGACGGTCTACACCCAGACCAACCCTCCCTCCTCGGGCGAGCCCGTGCTGCAGCAGCAGAAGATCACCCGCCAGGGCTTCACCTTCAGCGCGCAGTTCGCCAAGCGCTACTACTTCACCACGCTGCGCTTCGGCATCATCGAGTCCACGGGAGGCGTGGGCGCCGACTTCCACTTCTTCAAGGACCACCTGATGCTCAGGCTGGACGCCTTCAACTTCTCGGTGGCCGAGCTGCGCTACCCGCGCATCCGCACTTCGCTCCGGGCCCAGGCCTTCGATCGCATCTTCGTCACCGTGGGCATGGACGACCTGCTCAACGCGCCCCAGCGCGACATCAACACCCGGCGCATGCTCGCCGGCCGGGACTTCTTCTTCGGCGGTGGCCTCTACTTCACCGACGACGACCTCAAGGCGCTGCTGCCCGTCCTTCCCACCCCTTGACCTGACCGGCTCAAAAGTCGTACCTCGCCTCGGCACGGGCCCCTGGGAGCCCCCGTGCCGCCGTGTGCCGGCCGCTCCCTCCTGGATTGCCCATGTCTCTTCTCGTCGTTGGCTCGGTCGCGCTGGATTCGGTGGAAACCCCCTTCGGGCTCAAGGAGGACGTCCTCGGCGGCTCGGCCAGCTACTTCTCCACCGCCGCCTCGTTCTTCACCCCCGTGCAGATGGTGGCCGTGGTGGGCGAGGACTTCCCCAAGGCCCACCTCGACTTCCTGCGCGCGCGGGGCGTGGACATCGACGGCGTGTCCCACGAGAAGGGCCGCACCTTCCGCTGGAAGGGCCGCTATAGCTGGCAGCTCAACGAGGCCGAGACGCTCGACACCCAGCTCAACGTCTTCCAGAGCTTCTCGCCCCAGCTCTCCGAGCGCCACCGCGACGCCCAGTACGTCATGCTCGGCAACATCCACCCCGAGCTCCAGGCGCGCGTGGTGGACCAGGTCAGGGCGCCCCGGCTCGTGGCCGCCGACACCATGAACTTCTGGATCAACGGCAGCCGGCCCGCGCTCCTCAAGACGCTCGAGCGCGTCAACCTGCTCTTCGTCAACGACGCCGAGGCGCGCCAGCTCTCCGGCGAGCACAACATCATCCGCGCCGCCCGCGCCATCCTCGCCATGGGCCCCCAGCGCGTGGTCATCAAGCGCGGCGAGTACGGCGCCATGCTCGTGGAGAAGGAGCACCTCTTCGTCTGCCCCGCCATGCCCCTGGCCGACGTGTTCGATCCCACCGGCGCCGGAGACACCTTCGCCGGCGGCTTCATGGGCACGCTCGCCACCGCCGGCGGCTCCCTGGACATCCCCGTGCTGCGCCGCGCCATGGTCATGGGCAGCGTCATGGCCTCCTTCACCG contains:
- a CDS encoding MlaE family ABC transporter permease, yielding MASENTEQKVEESPRTSWLVRAIESLGRVFVEGVEELGRLATLGADVARWSVRPPFRAANLFFQLDFVGVGSVFIVLLTGLFTGMVFANQSARAFAMFDAQSLVGPTVGLVLTRELAPVFSALMMTMRAGSAMCTELGTMRVTEQVDALETMAVNPVQYLLVPRVLAGLLMVPALTLLFDTSGIFGAYIVAVSVQNVSPGTFIARTQQWLDPIDVYEGLIKGAVFGLSVALICCFKGYNATGGAKGVGQATTAAMVNSALSIFILDFIVGILLH
- a CDS encoding ABC transporter ATP-binding protein — translated: MIDIRGLHKSFGPNKVLTGIDLAVPAGSTCVILGGSGSGKTVLMKHMIGLLKPDAGEVLIDGEDIVPLGAEGLERVRHKFGMVFQAAALFDSMTVYENVAFPLREHRRLSADEESTLVRSKLELMGLPRSVEPKYPADLSGGMRKRVGLARAIVMNPKIVLYDEPTTGLDPITTDYVDEMILAAQRELGITSVVISHDVASAFNIANQIAFLSKGVILEQGTPEELLASEQPAVKIFLQTWFGKND
- a CDS encoding MlaD family protein, producing the protein MKRFITPFRVGLLVLIAGGCLIGFILFTRKGGMGKDEAMEAHAYFRDASGLGTKSRIQIAGIPVGEVTGVTLEGTRAKVTVRVRRDVVLHQDAALIKRSESLLGDYLLDLNPGTEMTPPLQDGEEIRKVVDVQGMEAAFASLSQITEDIQQVTGALRDVLGGEKGAGSLGRIVDNMVRLSDSVDMTVRTSSERLDSILRNFEGVSKDVRGMTHSNEESVGNIVKNIEVITQDTREVLVTVRQIIGSGEGDLKQSVSSLKKTMERLDRSLANIEEVTTKVKNGEGAVGTLLSDERLGQKLAETVEDVSSLASTITGLQTEVGLQATWLTGQETSKNSLSIRLAPRPDKYYLLEVVDDPRGITETVYTQTNPPSSGEPVLQQQKITRQGFTFSAQFAKRYYFTTLRFGIIESTGGVGADFHFFKDHLMLRLDAFNFSVAELRYPRIRTSLRAQAFDRIFVTVGMDDLLNAPQRDINTRRMLAGRDFFFGGGLYFTDDDLKALLPVLPTP
- a CDS encoding PfkB family carbohydrate kinase: MSLLVVGSVALDSVETPFGLKEDVLGGSASYFSTAASFFTPVQMVAVVGEDFPKAHLDFLRARGVDIDGVSHEKGRTFRWKGRYSWQLNEAETLDTQLNVFQSFSPQLSERHRDAQYVMLGNIHPELQARVVDQVRAPRLVAADTMNFWINGSRPALLKTLERVNLLFVNDAEARQLSGEHNIIRAARAILAMGPQRVVIKRGEYGAMLVEKEHLFVCPAMPLADVFDPTGAGDTFAGGFMGTLATAGGSLDIPVLRRAMVMGSVMASFTVEQFSLERLREISRSDLHQRFSEFKRLTHFDDLPVLDA